A portion of the Papilio machaon chromosome Z, ilPapMach1.1, whole genome shotgun sequence genome contains these proteins:
- the LOC106717033 gene encoding uncharacterized protein LOC106717033 — MDGTVKLIIFCTIITIVKAPPPGTFFWKPRLGLDLAIPTTPKTRKPITGGVLKPTVGEIRSGHAVLITGYQLGVTVLALAHGQAAWEKFPHLNPFKAWFYTTAYRWGLRHLSLFPKWLDGSGYNFIDTHRVWRKRYSYQDRWVPEWLQWFLPHVWEFDREKKQYRRFHRYVLPSFAKHYHYPGKVFDHWASEDSTETVENLDISDFSIHVNAPDY, encoded by the exons ATGGACGGCAccgtcaaattaattattttctgcacaataataacaatagtGAAG GCTCCGCCACCGGGAACGTTTTTCTGGAAACCTAGATTGGGTCTCGATCTGGCAATTCCAACAACAc CTAAGACACGCAAGCCGATCACGGGCGGGGTTCTAAAGCCCACCGTGGGCGAGATCAGAAGTGGACATGCGGTCCTCATCACTGGATACCAATTGGGGGTGACGGTATTGGCCCTCGCCCATGGACAAGCCGCCTGGGAGAAATTCCCCCACCTCAATCCCTTCAAAGCTTGGTTCTACACCACGGCCTACAGATGGGGCTTGAGACATCTCTCTTT GTTCCCGAAATGGCTCGATGGCAGCGGCTACAACTTCATTGACACGCACCGCGTCTGGAGGAAGCGCTACTCGTACCAGGATCGGTGGGTCCCCGAGTGGCTGCAGTGGTTCCTGCCCCACGTGTGGGAGTTCGACCGCGAGAAGAAGCAGTACAGAAGGTTCCATAGATACGTCTTACCATCCTTTGCCAAACACTACCACTACCCAGGAAAAGTCTTCGACCATTGGGCCTCAGAGGACAGTACGGAAACAGTTGAAAATCTCGATATATCCGACTTCTCCATACATGTAAATGCTCCAGATTACTGA